In Acidobacteriota bacterium, one DNA window encodes the following:
- the guaB gene encoding IMP dehydrogenase, which yields MINLPVPEALTFDDVLLVPAYSEVIPTQVSTQTQLTRNISLNTPLLSAAMDTVTESRLAIAMAQQGGMGVVHRNLSIEQQAGEIDKVKRSESGMIVDPVTIAPEEPIAAALEVMRRYKISGVPVTKNKKLVGILTNRDLRFVSRTDIPISDVMTKENLITVPVGTTLEQAEQILHKHRVEKLLVVNDSYELKGLITVKDIQKKLKYPNASKDSQGRLRVAGAIGATGDFLERAAELVRARVDALAIDSAHGHSSRVLEAVRECKARFPEIDLMAGNIATYEGALALMKAGADAVKVGIGPGSICTTRMVTGAGMPQITAISEAFRAARETGIPIIADGGIKYSGDVTKAIAAGASVVMMGSLFAGVDESPGETILYQGRSFKAYRGMGSLSAMAQGSGERYFQGKDDISDPSTERHSLTARENASSNRLAKFVPEGIEGRVPHRGPLESMVYQLVGGLRSGMGYLGCSSIPELQQNAKFIRISGAGLRESHVHDVIITREAPNYHVE from the coding sequence ATGATCAATCTCCCGGTACCCGAAGCGCTTACCTTCGACGACGTCCTCCTCGTACCTGCCTACAGCGAAGTCATCCCGACCCAGGTCTCCACGCAGACCCAGCTGACGCGGAATATCTCCCTCAACACCCCTCTGCTCTCCGCCGCCATGGACACCGTCACCGAATCGCGCCTCGCCATCGCCATGGCGCAGCAGGGAGGCATGGGTGTCGTCCACCGCAACCTCTCCATCGAGCAGCAGGCCGGCGAGATCGACAAGGTCAAGCGCTCCGAGTCCGGCATGATCGTTGACCCTGTCACCATCGCTCCCGAGGAGCCCATCGCCGCCGCGCTCGAGGTCATGCGCCGCTACAAGATCTCCGGCGTCCCCGTCACCAAAAACAAAAAGCTCGTCGGAATCCTTACCAACCGCGACCTCCGCTTCGTCTCCCGCACCGACATCCCCATCTCCGACGTGATGACCAAGGAAAACCTCATCACCGTCCCCGTCGGTACCACCCTCGAACAGGCCGAGCAGATTCTCCACAAGCACCGCGTCGAAAAACTTCTCGTCGTCAACGACAGCTATGAGCTCAAGGGCCTCATCACCGTCAAGGACATCCAGAAGAAACTCAAGTACCCCAACGCCTCCAAGGACTCCCAGGGCCGTCTCCGCGTCGCCGGGGCCATCGGCGCGACGGGCGACTTCCTCGAGCGCGCCGCCGAGCTCGTCCGCGCCCGCGTCGACGCCCTCGCCATCGACTCGGCCCACGGCCACTCCTCCCGCGTCCTCGAAGCCGTCCGCGAGTGCAAGGCCCGCTTCCCCGAGATAGACCTGATGGCCGGCAACATCGCCACCTACGAAGGCGCACTCGCGCTGATGAAGGCAGGCGCGGACGCGGTCAAGGTCGGCATCGGCCCCGGCTCCATCTGCACCACCCGCATGGTCACCGGCGCAGGCATGCCGCAGATCACCGCCATCTCCGAGGCCTTCCGCGCCGCCCGCGAGACCGGAATCCCGATCATCGCCGACGGAGGCATCAAGTACTCCGGCGACGTCACCAAGGCCATCGCCGCCGGGGCATCCGTCGTCATGATGGGTTCGCTCTTCGCCGGCGTCGATGAGTCGCCGGGCGAGACCATCCTCTACCAGGGCCGCAGCTTCAAGGCCTACCGCGGCATGGGCTCGCTATCCGCCATGGCGCAGGGATCAGGCGAGCGCTACTTCCAGGGCAAGGACGACATCTCCGACCCCTCGACCGAGCGCCACTCGCTCACCGCGCGCGAAAACGCCTCCTCCAACCGCCTCGCCAAATTCGTCCCCGAAGGCATCGAAGGCCGTGTTCCGCACCGTGGCCCGCTCGAAAGCATGGTCTACCAGCTCGTCGGCGGCCTGCGCTCCGGCATGGGATACCTCGGCTGCTCGTCCATTCCCGAGCTGCAACAGAACGCAAAGTTCATCCGCATCTCCGGAGCCGGCCTCCGCGAGAGCCACGTCCACGATGTCATCATCACCCGCGAAGCCCCCAACTACCACGTCGAGTAG
- a CDS encoding peptidylprolyl isomerase: MARKPGTYATFKTSEGTIVTELFEKDAPETVANFIGLAEGTKSWESRSKKGDKLYDGTIFHRVIPEFMIQGGDPEGTGMGGPGYKFADETRGSKHGFQEKGKLAMANAGPNTNGSQFFITVAPTGWLTGKHTIFGEVVEGYDIVEKISKVSRDGMDRPKTPVVLESVTIERVA, from the coding sequence ATGGCACGCAAGCCAGGAACCTACGCAACCTTCAAGACATCTGAAGGCACCATCGTCACCGAGTTGTTTGAGAAGGACGCACCGGAGACCGTCGCGAACTTCATCGGTCTCGCCGAGGGCACGAAGAGCTGGGAGAGCCGCAGCAAGAAGGGCGACAAGCTGTACGACGGCACCATCTTCCATCGTGTGATTCCCGAGTTCATGATCCAGGGCGGCGATCCCGAGGGCACAGGCATGGGCGGCCCCGGCTACAAGTTCGCCGACGAGACGCGCGGTTCGAAGCACGGCTTCCAGGAGAAGGGCAAACTCGCGATGGCGAACGCCGGTCCCAACACCAACGGCTCGCAGTTCTTCATCACGGTCGCGCCGACGGGGTGGCTCACCGGCAAGCACACGATCTTCGGCGAGGTGGTCGAGGGCTACGACATCGTCGAGAAGATCTCAAAGGTCTCGCGCGATGGTATGGACCGTCCGAAGACCCCGGTTGTGCTTGAGTCGGTCACGATCGAACGCGTCGCTTAA
- a CDS encoding GNAT family N-acetyltransferase, whose protein sequence is MTTSQPSPQVDDATASSKLLIRPATPADVPEMLVFIRELAEYEREPEAAIATAEDLLRDGFGDRPVFGCLIAEWDGQPAAMALYFHFYSTWRGNAGIHLEDLFVRPQFRRKGIAKALFARLAQITLERGERFQWHVLDWNQLAIDFYESMGAGMLGEWRIMRLDGEALQALAGSGT, encoded by the coding sequence ATGACAACATCGCAGCCATCGCCGCAGGTGGATGACGCAACCGCGTCCTCGAAGCTCCTCATCCGCCCTGCGACTCCTGCCGACGTGCCCGAGATGCTCGTCTTCATCCGCGAACTGGCCGAGTACGAGCGAGAGCCCGAGGCCGCCATCGCCACCGCCGAAGACCTCCTCCGCGACGGCTTCGGCGACCGGCCCGTCTTCGGCTGCCTGATCGCCGAGTGGGACGGACAGCCCGCCGCCATGGCGCTCTACTTCCACTTCTACTCCACCTGGCGCGGCAACGCCGGCATCCACCTTGAGGATCTCTTCGTCCGCCCGCAGTTTCGCCGTAAGGGAATTGCAAAGGCTCTTTTCGCCCGCCTGGCGCAGATCACGCTCGAGCGCGGAGAGCGTTTTCAGTGGCACGTCCTCGACTGGAACCAGCTCGCGATCGATTTTTATGAGTCCATGGGTGCCGGCATGTTGGGTGAGTGGCGCATTATGCGCCTCGACGGAGAGGCGCTTCAGGCCCTCGCCGGCTCAGGCACGTAA
- a CDS encoding DUF503 domain-containing protein gives MPIASLTIEIEIPQAQSIKDRRQVVRSLKDRLRHAFNLAIAELDSGEVWNRATIGIAVISSSNSYLAGQLQQIDQAAHRIANGLGAQIVDSWAETLSQPD, from the coding sequence ATGCCGATAGCCAGCCTGACCATCGAGATCGAAATCCCTCAGGCCCAGTCCATCAAGGACCGCCGCCAGGTCGTTCGCTCCCTCAAAGACCGTCTGCGCCACGCCTTCAACCTCGCCATCGCCGAACTGGACTCCGGCGAGGTCTGGAACCGCGCTACAATAGGAATAGCGGTTATCTCAAGCTCCAACAGCTACTTGGCTGGGCAACTGCAACAGATTGATCAGGCTGCGCATCGCATCGCCAACGGTTTGGGAGCACAGATCGTCGACTCCTGGGCCGAGACACTCTCGCAGCCGGACTGA
- a CDS encoding dipeptidase, producing MPPENTADSAFAVHARALVIDTHADTPQRFVDEQWNFTDPINGGMLNYETARKGNLNAQFFSIWVDPHQYAAENSARRTLELIDGTLEQVRRAPDKLALCVTADEIAAAHDEGKFCVLMGIEGGHSIENSLGLLRDYYRLGVRYMTLTWSNSNDWADSSGDINDPAVKHHNGLTPFGRQVIAEMNRLGMMVDVSHVSDKTFWDVIEITKAPIIASHSSARALTEAPRNLTDEMLRAVAENNGVVMVNFYPAFINEEWRAAWNASRPERQEEQAALKAEYSAKGLPVPFEASDKIDRKYAAMIGRAPFNSLIDHFDHIIKVAGIDHVGIGTDFDGFPIPPAEIDSAADLPKVTAALMARGYTAADMTKLLGGNLLRVFRAVEDAQEKPPVIVPGR from the coding sequence ATGCCGCCTGAGAATACCGCTGACTCCGCGTTCGCCGTTCATGCGCGCGCCCTTGTCATCGACACCCACGCCGACACACCGCAGCGCTTCGTCGACGAGCAGTGGAACTTCACCGACCCGATCAACGGCGGCATGTTGAACTATGAGACGGCGCGAAAGGGCAACCTGAACGCGCAGTTCTTCTCCATATGGGTCGATCCGCATCAATACGCGGCAGAGAACAGCGCACGACGCACGCTGGAGCTGATCGATGGCACGCTGGAGCAGGTGCGCCGCGCGCCGGACAAGCTCGCGCTTTGTGTGACGGCCGATGAGATTGCCGCCGCGCATGACGAGGGGAAGTTCTGCGTGCTGATGGGCATCGAGGGCGGCCACTCCATCGAAAACTCGCTTGGCCTGCTGCGCGACTACTACCGGCTCGGCGTGCGGTACATGACACTGACGTGGTCGAACAGCAATGACTGGGCCGACTCGTCGGGCGACATCAACGACCCGGCGGTGAAGCATCACAACGGGCTGACGCCGTTCGGACGACAGGTGATCGCCGAGATGAACCGGCTGGGCATGATGGTGGACGTCTCGCACGTTTCGGACAAGACATTCTGGGACGTGATCGAGATAACGAAGGCGCCGATCATCGCGTCGCACTCTTCGGCGCGTGCACTGACGGAGGCACCGCGCAACCTGACCGACGAGATGCTGCGCGCGGTGGCGGAGAACAACGGCGTAGTGATGGTCAACTTCTACCCTGCCTTTATCAACGAAGAGTGGCGTGCGGCGTGGAATGCCTCGAGGCCGGAACGCCAGGAAGAACAGGCTGCGCTCAAGGCCGAGTACAGTGCCAAGGGGCTTCCCGTTCCGTTTGAGGCGTCGGACAAGATCGACCGCAAGTACGCGGCGATGATTGGGCGCGCTCCATTCAACTCGTTGATCGATCACTTCGATCACATCATCAAGGTGGCGGGCATCGACCACGTGGGTATTGGCACGGACTTCGACGGCTTTCCCATTCCGCCGGCGGAGATCGACTCGGCCGCCGATCTGCCGAAGGTGACGGCGGCGCTGATGGCCCGCGGGTACACCGCTGCCGATATGACGAAGCTGCTCGGCGGCAATCTGCTGCGTGTCTTCCGCGCCGTGGAGGATGCGCAGGAGAAGCCTCCGGTGATCGTTCCGGGGCGATAG
- the rbfA gene encoding 30S ribosome-binding factor RbfA gives MPEQRARAHHRSRVANTFSEEIGAMLEGELSDPRIAPSYVTDVVLAPGGKSARIYVAVQGSEEEEESTLAGLMTARAYIRSQLRERMGVRHVPDLTFAIDRSEKMTGRMNELLERMRKREKKPVQPAEATTGS, from the coding sequence ATGCCAGAGCAAAGAGCCAGAGCGCATCACCGCAGTCGAGTTGCGAATACATTCTCCGAGGAGATCGGGGCCATGCTGGAGGGAGAACTCTCCGACCCGCGCATCGCTCCCAGCTACGTCACCGACGTCGTCCTCGCTCCAGGTGGAAAATCCGCCCGTATCTATGTTGCAGTGCAGGGCAGTGAAGAAGAGGAAGAGTCGACCCTCGCCGGTCTTATGACGGCGCGTGCCTACATCCGTTCGCAGCTAAGGGAGCGCATGGGGGTGAGGCATGTCCCTGACCTGACCTTTGCTATCGACCGGTCGGAGAAGATGACTGGACGGATGAACGAGCTGCTCGAGCGCATGCGCAAGCGTGAGAAAAAACCGGTACAGCCGGCCGAGGCGACTACCGGATCATGA
- the trmFO gene encoding methylenetetrahydrofolate--tRNA-(uracil(54)-C(5))-methyltransferase (FADH(2)-oxidizing) TrmFO gives MKKIKVIGGGLAGPEAALQAASLGCEVTLYEMRPARSTEAHQTSDFAELVCSNSLKSESENSAPWLLKQEMRRANSFLLAAADASAVPAGHALAVDRIEFSRRVAELIAQHPRITVVREEVRILDEIADEITVLASGPLTSPPLAAELQRLTGSEQLAFYDSIAPIVDASTIDMDKVYLAARWDKGTADYINCPFTKEEYETFLEALTAAETVPAKEWEQIPTASPNPQNCHPERSAAEPKDLHLSPASNPNPQPRYFEGCLPIEETARRGRDTLRFGPMKPAGLTNPRTGKWPYAVVQLRQENLRADSYNLVGFQNHMKYGEQARVLRMIPGLENAKFLRYGQIHRNTYVNAPSVLTETLQLKQHPNILIAGQLSGVEGYTESIAGGLLAGRFAAVLAQGRTPTPAPRLSANGSLTHYITHSEKKNFQPANITFDLLPPLEEELRKKIRDKKERHRIQCERALTAWEQWLDTAG, from the coding sequence ATGAAGAAAATCAAAGTTATCGGCGGAGGCCTCGCCGGCCCTGAAGCCGCGCTCCAGGCCGCCTCGCTCGGCTGCGAGGTCACCCTCTACGAGATGCGCCCCGCACGCTCCACCGAAGCCCATCAAACGTCCGACTTCGCCGAGCTCGTCTGTTCGAACTCCCTCAAGTCCGAGAGCGAAAACTCCGCCCCCTGGCTGCTCAAGCAGGAGATGCGCCGTGCCAACTCCTTCCTCCTCGCCGCCGCCGACGCCTCCGCCGTTCCCGCAGGTCACGCACTCGCCGTCGACCGCATCGAGTTCTCGCGCCGCGTCGCCGAATTGATCGCTCAGCACCCACGCATTACTGTCGTCCGCGAAGAGGTGAGAATACTGGATGAGATCGCTGATGAGATCACGGTCCTCGCCTCCGGCCCGCTCACTTCACCGCCTCTCGCCGCCGAGCTGCAACGCCTCACCGGCTCCGAGCAACTCGCCTTCTACGACTCCATCGCCCCCATCGTCGACGCCAGCACCATCGACATGGACAAGGTCTACCTCGCCGCCCGCTGGGACAAAGGCACCGCCGACTACATCAACTGCCCCTTCACCAAGGAGGAGTACGAAACCTTCCTCGAAGCCCTCACCGCCGCCGAGACCGTCCCCGCCAAAGAGTGGGAGCAAATCCCCACCGCAAGCCCCAACCCCCAGAATTGTCATCCTGAGCGAAGCGCAGCGGAGCCGAAGGACCTGCATTTAAGTCCCGCCTCGAACCCCAACCCACAGCCCAGATACTTCGAAGGCTGTCTCCCCATCGAGGAAACCGCGCGCCGAGGCCGCGATACCCTTCGTTTCGGCCCCATGAAGCCCGCCGGTCTCACCAATCCCAGGACAGGGAAGTGGCCCTACGCCGTCGTCCAGTTGCGGCAGGAGAACCTCCGCGCCGACTCCTACAACCTCGTCGGCTTCCAGAACCACATGAAGTACGGGGAGCAGGCCCGCGTCCTGCGCATGATCCCCGGCCTCGAGAACGCAAAGTTCCTCCGCTACGGGCAGATCCATCGCAACACCTACGTCAACGCGCCCAGTGTGCTCACCGAAACCTTGCAGCTCAAGCAGCACCCCAACATCCTCATCGCGGGCCAGCTCAGCGGAGTCGAGGGTTACACCGAGTCCATCGCAGGCGGCCTTCTCGCGGGGCGCTTCGCCGCCGTGCTCGCGCAGGGCCGCACTCCAACCCCTGCGCCACGGCTCAGCGCCAACGGATCGCTGACCCACTACATCACCCACAGCGAGAAGAAAAACTTTCAGCCCGCCAACATCACCTTCGACCTGCTGCCGCCGCTCGAAGAGGAGCTGCGCAAAAAAATCCGCGACAAGAAGGAGCGCCACCGCATCCAGTGCGAACGCGCCCTCACCGCGTGGGAGCAGTGGTTGGATACGGCTGGATAA
- a CDS encoding peptidylprolyl isomerase, which produces MTLRFLALAVALGTQALAQTPQTSPASQTVPASSQALPDAPSTTSNAKPPVVPTGPTAVIDTTMGRLTCKLYDTQAPVTVANFIGLAEGTKDWTDPATLKKQHGMPFYNGTTFHRVIPNFMIQGGDKAGNGTGDPGYFFKDEFDPSLTFDEPGRLAMANSGPNTNGSQFFITEAQVEQLNGKHTIFGQCDAHSVLLVASIARVSRNADDKPVTPVVINKITIVREGQPMPPEPALPPAAPPTP; this is translated from the coding sequence ATGACGCTTCGTTTTCTCGCACTCGCAGTTGCACTCGGCACGCAGGCATTGGCCCAGACTCCGCAGACATCCCCTGCCTCGCAGACGGTCCCGGCTTCGTCGCAGGCTTTGCCGGATGCACCGTCGACGACCTCGAACGCGAAGCCGCCCGTGGTTCCTACCGGGCCAACGGCCGTGATCGACACGACGATGGGCCGCCTCACCTGCAAGCTGTACGACACGCAGGCCCCGGTGACGGTGGCCAACTTTATCGGACTGGCCGAAGGAACAAAAGACTGGACCGACCCGGCGACGCTCAAGAAGCAGCACGGCATGCCGTTCTACAACGGAACCACGTTCCACCGCGTGATCCCGAACTTCATGATCCAGGGCGGCGACAAGGCCGGTAACGGCACGGGCGACCCGGGTTATTTCTTCAAAGACGAGTTTGACCCATCGTTGACCTTCGACGAGCCCGGCCGGCTGGCCATGGCGAACTCCGGCCCAAACACAAACGGATCGCAGTTTTTCATCACCGAGGCGCAGGTCGAACAGCTCAACGGGAAGCACACGATCTTCGGGCAGTGCGACGCCCACAGCGTGCTGCTGGTCGCATCGATCGCGCGGGTCTCGCGCAACGCCGACGACAAGCCTGTTACACCTGTGGTCATCAACAAGATCACCATTGTGCGCGAAGGGCAGCCGATGCCGCCTGAGCCTGCGCTTCCGCCGGCCGCGCCGCCAACACCGTAA
- a CDS encoding GNAT family N-acetyltransferase, with protein sequence MPVAATQIEVLDLRHFSARQLRPLLEGEARVWEQRLRWDYRSSTELLLQYLDSRILPGFVALDRGKICGYTFCVYEGHKAVVGDAYSIAADPEQGLLITQILLHRLIELLEHSPNIERVESQLLLYDSGSIDESFIEAGFARHPRLFMECNLSRTMLAEAASTRARTLPPGIELVAWSSTCYQAAAELIHASYAGHIDAEINDQYCSLHGSLRFLHNIVRFPGCGVFDATQSWLLVDRATGHLIGMLLCSRVAPEVAHITQLCVAPQGRGHGLGRVLLDHAMAQLLLAGFSAITLTVTEANRQAVELYASSGFRVRYRFDAMVLNRGAS encoded by the coding sequence ATGCCTGTTGCTGCCACACAAATCGAAGTCCTCGACCTGAGGCACTTCTCAGCGCGCCAGCTTCGCCCGCTGCTCGAAGGCGAGGCCCGCGTGTGGGAACAGAGGCTGCGCTGGGACTATCGCAGCTCCACCGAGCTGCTGCTGCAGTATCTGGACTCGCGCATCCTGCCCGGCTTCGTCGCACTCGATCGCGGAAAGATCTGCGGCTACACCTTCTGCGTCTACGAAGGACACAAGGCCGTGGTGGGCGACGCCTACTCCATTGCAGCCGACCCAGAGCAGGGTCTGCTGATCACCCAGATATTGCTGCACCGGCTGATCGAGCTTCTGGAGCACTCCCCGAATATCGAGCGCGTCGAGTCGCAGCTGCTTCTCTACGACTCCGGTTCCATCGACGAAAGTTTTATAGAGGCCGGGTTCGCGCGCCATCCTAGGCTGTTTATGGAATGCAACCTCAGCCGCACCATGTTGGCCGAGGCAGCCTCCACGCGGGCGCGCACCCTGCCGCCGGGCATCGAGCTTGTCGCCTGGTCCTCCACCTGCTACCAGGCGGCCGCCGAGTTGATCCACGCCTCTTATGCCGGTCACATCGACGCCGAGATCAACGACCAGTACTGCTCCCTGCACGGCTCGCTGCGTTTTCTCCACAACATCGTGCGCTTTCCCGGATGCGGCGTCTTCGATGCCACACAATCGTGGCTGCTTGTGGACCGCGCCACCGGGCATCTGATAGGAATGCTGCTCTGCTCCCGCGTTGCACCGGAGGTCGCGCACATCACGCAGCTCTGCGTCGCTCCCCAGGGACGCGGACACGGCCTGGGGCGGGTTCTGCTCGACCACGCCATGGCGCAACTGCTGCTTGCGGGATTCTCCGCCATCACGCTCACCGTCACCGAAGCAAACCGCCAGGCGGTGGAGCTGTACGCCTCATCAGGCTTCAGGGTCAGATACAGGTTCGACGCCATGGTGCTCAACCGCGGCGCCTCCTGA
- a CDS encoding glycosyltransferase family 39 protein: MTDLQKPAGSVAVGERSSAGWLRRLWNHPDAAVTREMLLLVLVSGFLLLYGLVPAFGGDQLGLVGADEPRYAQIAREMLEAHSEACHAVNAKIVPHSLRLADLKASYHCLEGGTVTPILYGQPWLEKPALYYWRAMGFFKEFGVSDWSARLPSSSGAFALIVLIFLHMRRFRPGGHLDAALITASCVGMVSFSRGASTDMQLAAPFCIGMLGWYAWYETGKKFWLFDLYFFGAAATLAKGPVAPFLALAIILLFAGLRREWSLLRRTIWLPGIALYLAMVLPWFIAVQRHNPTFFRVFFKEHNLERFATNRYQHHQPFWYYVAVLVIALMPWTVVAIRALIDSIEVSIAEWKVRHNPKRYLGHTRAGDAFPEFLVLWALFPIVFFSFSGSKLPGYILPSIPPLTILTADYLNRIRRQGLPRWLLWSHAAMCAVPVFVLTLAPQHMKYETLVPSTVWLVSAAAAALFFAALVFLIVRRWGLSQISNATLLPVVAVLVFLLGFHGRDLDINYSARPLAEEIAKQAPDVKVVALQSVKRDIDYGLAFYRNEPLVHYDSDGVPAGEHVLVIKANETASLDHLLAGRVYKPLFLYDSQGLEVYRVEARP; the protein is encoded by the coding sequence ATGACCGATCTCCAAAAACCCGCTGGAAGCGTCGCGGTCGGTGAGCGTTCATCGGCTGGCTGGCTGCGAAGGCTCTGGAACCATCCCGATGCCGCGGTGACGCGCGAGATGCTCCTTCTGGTCCTCGTCAGCGGATTTCTTCTGCTCTACGGTCTGGTTCCTGCGTTCGGGGGCGACCAGCTTGGCCTGGTCGGAGCGGATGAGCCGCGATACGCGCAGATCGCCCGCGAGATGCTGGAGGCGCACTCCGAGGCGTGTCATGCCGTGAATGCGAAGATCGTTCCGCACAGCCTCCGGCTTGCCGACCTGAAAGCGTCTTATCACTGTCTTGAAGGCGGGACGGTGACGCCCATTCTCTACGGCCAGCCCTGGCTGGAGAAGCCGGCTCTCTACTACTGGCGCGCCATGGGCTTCTTCAAGGAGTTCGGCGTCTCCGACTGGTCGGCCCGCCTGCCCTCCTCCTCAGGCGCCTTTGCTCTTATCGTCCTGATCTTTCTGCATATGCGGCGGTTCCGTCCCGGCGGGCATCTCGATGCCGCGCTGATTACGGCCTCGTGCGTGGGAATGGTGAGTTTCTCCCGTGGAGCTTCCACCGACATGCAGCTCGCCGCGCCCTTCTGTATCGGCATGCTCGGCTGGTATGCCTGGTATGAGACCGGCAAGAAGTTCTGGCTCTTCGATCTCTATTTCTTCGGAGCGGCCGCGACCCTGGCCAAGGGCCCCGTGGCGCCCTTCCTCGCGCTTGCCATCATCCTGCTCTTCGCCGGGCTGCGGCGCGAGTGGTCGCTGCTGCGCCGCACCATCTGGCTCCCCGGAATTGCGCTTTACCTTGCCATGGTGCTGCCGTGGTTTATTGCAGTGCAGCGCCACAACCCGACCTTCTTCCGCGTCTTCTTTAAAGAGCACAACCTGGAGCGCTTCGCCACCAATCGCTACCAGCACCACCAGCCGTTCTGGTACTACGTCGCGGTGCTGGTCATCGCGCTCATGCCCTGGACGGTGGTCGCCATCCGCGCGCTCATCGACTCGATCGAAGTCTCTATCGCCGAGTGGAAGGTCAGGCACAATCCGAAGCGCTACCTCGGTCACACGCGCGCCGGCGACGCCTTCCCGGAGTTCCTGGTCCTGTGGGCACTGTTTCCCATCGTCTTCTTCTCCTTCTCCGGCTCCAAGCTGCCCGGCTACATCCTTCCCTCCATCCCGCCGCTCACCATCCTCACAGCCGACTATCTGAACCGTATTCGCCGCCAGGGCCTGCCGCGCTGGCTGCTATGGTCGCACGCGGCCATGTGCGCGGTCCCCGTCTTTGTGCTGACGCTGGCCCCTCAGCATATGAAGTACGAGACGCTGGTTCCCTCGACGGTATGGCTGGTCTCGGCGGCGGCGGCGGCGCTGTTCTTCGCGGCGCTGGTCTTCCTCATCGTTCGCCGCTGGGGACTCTCGCAGATATCGAATGCGACCCTGCTGCCGGTTGTCGCCGTGCTCGTCTTTCTGCTGGGCTTCCACGGCAGGGACCTCGACATCAACTATTCGGCGCGGCCCCTGGCCGAGGAGATCGCAAAGCAGGCCCCCGATGTAAAGGTCGTGGCCTTGCAATCGGTCAAGCGCGATATCGACTACGGGCTCGCCTTTTACCGCAACGAGCCGCTCGTGCACTACGACTCCGACGGCGTCCCCGCAGGCGAGCATGTGCTCGTCATCAAGGCGAACGAAACGGCAAGCCTGGACCACCTGCTTGCCGGCAGGGTCTACAAGCCGCTCTTTCTCTACGACTCGCAGGGGCTTGAGGTCTATCGCGTCGAGGCCCGTCCTTGA
- a CDS encoding bifunctional oligoribonuclease/PAP phosphatase NrnA, giving the protein MSMDAPIAALLETFRSHRRFLITSHARPDGDAIGSVLAMAEILDQLGNQATVVLLDQIPAIYKTLPGLDRIVHVADAREVEPDLSVPAILLECDGIPRSGLAGLEGRLLVNIDHHASGREFGSVNWIDENACAVAAMVYRIAVAAKVEITPSMATCLYTAVLSDTGSFTYPSTSADTFAMAHDLAAHGASPSQIARDIYFSNPESKLRLLGTALANLRTDGPLAWSWVTTLDMDRAGAGAEDCEGVVNYLISIAGVESAVFLRELPMLDQYRLSIRSKGKVDVAQVAESFGGGGHRSASGCTLDGPLTVATERILNQLRTGLC; this is encoded by the coding sequence ATGAGCATGGATGCCCCTATTGCAGCGCTGCTTGAGACCTTTCGCTCGCATCGACGCTTCCTGATTACCTCGCACGCCCGCCCCGACGGCGACGCGATCGGCTCTGTGTTGGCGATGGCTGAGATTCTCGACCAGCTCGGCAACCAGGCCACGGTCGTTCTGCTCGATCAGATACCCGCGATCTACAAGACCTTGCCCGGACTGGACAGGATTGTCCACGTAGCCGACGCCCGCGAGGTCGAACCGGATCTATCAGTCCCCGCCATCCTTCTCGAGTGCGATGGGATTCCCCGATCCGGGCTTGCCGGTCTTGAGGGCCGCTTGCTGGTCAATATCGACCACCACGCCAGCGGACGCGAGTTCGGCAGCGTCAACTGGATCGACGAGAACGCCTGCGCCGTCGCCGCGATGGTCTACCGCATTGCCGTCGCAGCGAAGGTGGAGATCACGCCCTCCATGGCGACCTGCCTCTACACGGCTGTTTTGTCGGATACGGGATCGTTTACCTACCCGAGCACCAGCGCCGACACCTTTGCCATGGCGCACGATCTTGCCGCCCATGGGGCCAGTCCCAGCCAGATTGCGCGGGACATCTACTTCTCCAACCCCGAGAGCAAGCTCCGCCTGCTGGGGACAGCTCTCGCCAATCTGAGGACTGACGGCCCTCTGGCCTGGAGCTGGGTAACGACCCTCGACATGGATCGCGCCGGGGCAGGCGCCGAGGACTGCGAGGGGGTTGTCAACTATCTCATCAGCATCGCGGGAGTCGAATCGGCAGTCTTTCTCCGCGAGCTGCCAATGCTCGACCAGTACCGCCTGAGTATTCGCAGCAAGGGCAAGGTCGACGTGGCGCAGGTCGCTGAGAGCTTTGGCGGCGGCGGTCACCGCAGCGCCAGCGGATGCACTCTCGACGGCCCTCTGACCGTCGCTACGGAGCGTATTCTGAACCAGTTGCGGACGGGACTCTGTTAG